One genomic segment of Natrialbaceae archaeon AArc-T1-2 includes these proteins:
- a CDS encoding alpha/beta hydrolase family protein → MTTDTHEIPVTDDEAVTATVHHGPSDRWFVCCHGFLSDRTGSYESRCERAVEAGYSAVRFDFRGCGDADGAFVDQTLSDKLADLEAVVDRVDPDSYVLFGSSFGGKVAFHAAPTDDRVEAVVARAPVTDNRSFDEYREAVREDGECRFEDGRRIDRRFFDDLDRYPFDDVAAALAVPVAIVHGRDDESVPLGDSTDATAALETDVLLEAVAGEGHRFSREGERRMRERVFDWLGCVRER, encoded by the coding sequence GTGACGACCGATACGCACGAGATTCCGGTCACCGACGACGAAGCTGTCACCGCGACCGTCCATCACGGGCCGTCCGATCGGTGGTTCGTCTGCTGTCACGGCTTTCTAAGCGACAGGACGGGAAGTTACGAGAGCCGTTGTGAACGCGCCGTCGAGGCGGGCTACAGCGCGGTCCGGTTCGACTTCCGTGGCTGTGGCGACGCCGACGGCGCGTTCGTCGATCAGACGCTTTCGGACAAACTCGCCGACCTCGAGGCCGTCGTCGACCGCGTCGACCCCGACTCGTACGTCCTCTTCGGCTCGAGCTTCGGCGGCAAGGTCGCGTTTCACGCCGCACCGACCGACGATCGGGTCGAGGCCGTCGTCGCTCGCGCTCCCGTCACCGACAACCGATCGTTCGACGAGTACCGCGAGGCCGTACGGGAAGACGGCGAGTGCCGGTTCGAGGACGGCCGGCGGATCGACCGACGGTTCTTCGACGACCTCGATCGATACCCCTTCGACGACGTCGCAGCCGCACTCGCGGTTCCGGTCGCGATCGTTCACGGCCGGGACGACGAGTCGGTGCCACTGGGCGACAGCACCGACGCCACCGCAGCCCTCGAGACGGACGTCCTGCTCGAGGCCGTCGCGGGAGAGGGTCATCGGTTCTCGCGGGAGGGCGAGAGACGGATGCGCGAGCGGGTGTTCGATTGGCTGGGGTGTGTACGCGAGCGTTGA